AGCACTCCTCGTGAAAATGTCagagtagctcgaattgtcggagacccagtgctcggtgaacggctggatctcttggcgttgcgtagagacgtcgcttcatcgtgtgtcttctactgcatttatcacggggagtgtccgaagagctgtttcaccagattcttgccgccgtattccaccttcgcacgacacgccacaagttaggatatcatccccaccatctgcatgAGTGGCGTTTTTCCACagggcggttttcaaggaactttcttccacgtactacaaaagtGGAataagctttcttgtgcggtgcttctgggacgatacgacgtgggtaccttcaaaaaaagcgcgtacccgTTCCTCAAAGgccgctcctgtgatacctctggtgttgcaagagaatatgagcacttaacaccagatgatccatacgctcgtttgtcctcttttttccataaaaaaaggtctCTTCTGATCCCAGATAATCCCTTTTATTCTCTTTAATAATGCGTTCTGTGCAAATCACAGAGTACAAATGTAAAGACAGATGTGATAATTTATTTCCAGTGTACAGTCCAAACAAACATATAACGTATTGTTCTGTCTGTTcatgttaaaattaataacagttTGTTATGCTAGCTGATGAAATATGGGACCTGAAATAGATCAAAGAATGTGTACAACGTACGGTAAAACAAAATTCTTCACCTTACTCATTCCTTGGCTATAGATAttctatataattaattatattatatactatatcaTATTTACTATGTTGTTGACAGTGAACAGGGTGAAGATGTCTATAAAAGcatgacctgtataaataccactggacaggctgttccatatttttgacagcaaattttgtgcgtatttgaagcgccacttgcgagcatccagagaactaattttgacgtataatagaAATGGTTGCcagaagtatttttgcattttgaattaattttggtAATTTTCtgttaacacatttttttgtaaatagatgTTTGTTTATTTGAGGTTGTCATTACTTGTtttatatagtagaggtcagtgataaAAGGCGATGTCTCTCTCACATCGACAGTCTCGACACACTTCCGTTGCCCAGGAGCGTTGCCGTATATCATTATGGGGTAGTGTacaaagaatactggcagcatttccggattggatagctaggctgatccgttgaccgaaatagctgcctgCAATTAGGCTTCCAGGTTGCACTTTTAAAGCGCGTAGATTGTACTGTGTATATTCTCCACGTCTCGGGCCCCAAGACTCGATTGTTTTACttgtttttatatgtatactaatattattaaaataaaatatatgtttgattattttattgatacaCCATGActagtttaattattttcaaaataactcGAAATATTtacgataattattataatgatatcaTCGAAATATCATCGATATAAGTAAACTAATAATATTCCAGAAAATAATATTCTACCAACATATTTATAGCTTATATCAGAGTAAATTCGGGGTGAAATGCTAACATTATTGTAAGGTTCTACTAAACGAAGAAAATAGCGACAGGAGCTCACGTATTCTTGTAATTGTTCCAGATAGCGATGACGCAACATCTCAACGTGTGGCGACCGACTTACGATAACTGAGTGAAATCCTCGCTTTATGTCCCGGTGAGAGAAAAcacgttaaataaataataagaatttaAGGTATTTTTCGACAAACTCTTTCGTCgagcattttattttgtaagtatTAAATGACATATAAACACTCATGCTCAAAGACTTTGTAACGCTCTGTTTTGTTGTTGGTTTAGGTGTTAAAAAAACAGTTCTCACGAAATCGCTTTTACTGAtcattaaacaatttaatatttatcacaaattattattaattacaattatttcctCCTCATATTTAAGGATAAAATTACCGCGTCGTGAATATTAGTAGAGTTACGCTTGACTGAACCTAACTAAACTGATCTATAAAATTGCATcgaattatattacttattgatAGTACTTTCAGATTTTCGGATAACTGTTTTTCATATTACTTACTGGAGCGAATAGGTCTGTGGGTACCGGATGGACGCACTGCAAGGCGAAGGCGACAGCAGCTGCTCGTAATTCCGTGAGCGAGAACCAATCTTATGCGAGACCCGCCTTTTACAGACactttacgaaatttaaatgaactTTCGCATAGGATAGACTTGTTTGCTTGCACACTGAACGAGTTTAAAATTAGAGTAGTTGTTGTATGttctagtaatagtaataagtatAGTAATAATCTAGTATAGTAGGTGTTAGTAGTAGCTCTaggatttatatgtatattaatttaaatacttaaatttaagtcaagCCTCGATCGCAATAGGTCACTCTGTAAGAATAGGGGCTgtattggttaaataaatattatgccCTTACAATAAAATTGTCAGACTGGGAATTAAGAAAATCCCATTACTCCTATTATTTGTACACGTCAAGATTCTATTATTagcgattttattattattctattattaaattattccatTTAACTTTTCACTCTCATGATCAATTTCTGTGTTATTAAATCTGtgacttaaatatatttatgtttaatttgatCTAAACTTTCGATATCCCCTTTACATTATCCGCagaatgattattttattgtatacttTTAAAGCCACTCCATCTTAATAAGTTTGCTTCAATATATGTAAATGCTTATCAGCTATGAATAGATATAGATACAATTTTGGTACTGTTATTAACATTCTTTTCATGGAAGAGGGGAATAtaatgtaaagtgatcaccgccacccacattctcttccaacaccagaggaataacaagagcgTTGCAGGTCTTTTGAAGATAGCCATGTCATATCATCCTGGAGACGCCGCAAAAGGAagccatagtttggttgtaattggaagaaagttccttgaaagctggggatgatatcctaatttgtggcgtgtcgtgtgaaggtagatttggcggcaggaattagtTCAAACTGTTATTCGGAACactgcccgtgataaatgcggcagagGATACAAAACATTAAGTGATCTAGCCAATCTGATCTCATATCTAACGAATGAATAATGTGTAATCTTTCATctaacttatataataaaataaatcgtgacCTAAAATATATGCTGTGACATTATATCTTTGCAAAAAAGCTTTAAATgattggctaacttgtcttgcttatgacAAAGTGGAAAATCTTCATATCATCATGACAAGCAAACGCAGTCTAAAGATGGAACCCCAATATAGGTAGCACActaacacacacaaacatacagatttcagacttgttttaattgtatgataattgttaaattagtttgtaaatctttttttttattattctatattgttcatcaaatattatgtatccGCTGAGGAAGTTGTGaaatattcccaatacaagtgtcctaagactcCACCTCTATAATGTATATGCAATcattgaaataaacgaaatttcttattatatttatattttctgtaTTCACAGAATATTCCTATAAACCATACGAACAGTATATAATGTACTCGGACATATGTTCGATGTTTTACTTGCATATTACAATCATGTTGTACTTGTTTAAAAGAACCAAAATTGTTGTATCATGCCTGTCATGGGTgacaaattgtaataattaaactaaacattaattaatgaaGAAGAGACAtacatcttattatatcttttctTATAGACGACATattatatagcccagtggttctGCCTACTGAGCTGGAGGTCCCTGGTTCGAATTCCGTGCAAACATTTACATTGTggtgaatatgaatgtttgtttttttttaatgaaaataagggacgagacgagcaggacgttcagctgatggtaattgatacgccctacccattacaatgcagtgccgttcaggattcttgaaaaaaccaaaaattctgagcggcactacaattgcgctcgtcaccttgagacataagatgttaagtatcatttgcccagtaatttcactagctacggcgccagaccgaaacacatcactgcatcacggcagaaacaggcgccgttgtggtacccttaatctagccggcttcctgtccaaaggagcctcccactggtaaattggtTTGTTTGCTtggtttgtttctgagtcatggatgtttatatgtatttatgtatgtttaagtaagtatattgtattaaatatatcgctatcttgtacctatagtacaggctatgctatATCTAGTTTAGggaaacataatttgtgtaaaagtgtgtcagtattatattagtatattaatattattaatatatagtaattatacatacaaaataataatcacattaataactagctgacccggcaaacgttgttttgccatataaagtataattcacgcgatagttttataagtaataaaatattgcctatattatagcctgtacatcattttgttctattgtcaatagtttttgcagcgcacgcaaaaataggttttcgattttacaccttgtgttacaaaatagcaatttattacggatccctaattttgatatagcctatagccttcctcgataaatggactacccaacactgaaagaatcattcaaatcggaccagtagtaccagagagtAGCGcgttaaaacaaacaaacaaacaaacaaacactgcagctttataatattagtatagatttaaccCGTGTATAAACAACTGCTTATTTTCATGTATtgtataacaataacaataacatttataaattcCACGCAGCGTAATATTAACGTAAGCAGGATAATTTCGTGCGTAGCTAcagtataaacaaacaaatgatACTATTGgttataaataaactattgTTCAAACATTattcgttataatatattataatattagatttaTAGCTCAATGACATACGAATAGTTAAATAATTCCGAGAAATAAATTGGCCCAACCCGGCGGTTAATggaaaatcaaatcataatattgaaGTGGTTGTACTGCTAGAGCAACGCTAAGGtcaataatgaaaatgtttacaGATTCCATTTTTAATCTAATAATCAAATAGACGAAAGTTCTGGAAAATATTTTCGAGACAAAAAGCAGTGTTATGACGGGACTACGAACTAGAAGAAATAGACTTACTTTTTCAATTTCAGTCACAATTTTTGCTATTTAATCTTTAGATTAACACAATTTTAAATGTAGGATTGGAACCCTGTTACTAAAACTCCactgtccgtccgtctgtctgtctgtttgtctgtctgtcaatcAATAACCAGGCTGAATCTCATGAACCGTGATAGTTCGACAGTTAAAATACTGAACTGATATAACAAAAAGTACtgaaaaacagaataaaataaatatttaaggaagCTCCACACAACAAATTTGATTATTGCTCGTTTTTGCTCGTTAATGGTACGGAACCCTTCTTGCGTGAGTCCGACTCGCGAGATGTTAAGACGTGACGAGTGTAATACGACTCCTCAGAActtttatgctataataaaaaACTGACGAGTCGGGCCCGTATCTTTGAGATGTGAAGCTTAAGGCCAGTAATATtattagctacggcgtccttccaccagtaacacaataatgcttgaaCGAATTTCTCCACGCCTGTACAAGAACCCTAACACCAGTAAACCTACTTGCGCTTTCCTATAggagtataaaaatataaggcAGCATATTAGAAAAATGTGTCTTCggggaaattaataaaaacataatttatcttaaaaaaaattgccaaatttttaatattatgaaattgataTTTTGTAATGGTGTAATGTAGCTCACAGCTTTTGATTTAAAATCTACTAAAAACTTCAGGTTATCAtaacttaaacaaaataatataatcaagataaattttaatttcagatAAGTTCGGAGTTCGGAAGTTCAAGCAGCCGCGAGAATCAACACAACAGTTCAAATTTATGCAAAATGTAAGAATTGTcaataaatgattaattttcttttacGATAATGAAAAACTTTGTCACGAAGATCCCAGTGAAGTATCCTCTAAgtgaattcataatttattaaatgaacaaaGTTATGttcgataatttataaataataaatattcggCATAGCTttgttttaaacttatttatattttccatTTAGTCTTAGCGCTATCTACAGTGTGACATTTTGAATTGACATTGTTCTCgctcataaattttaaattcatgCTTTAGATAcctcccaaaatattttttttatgaaaatatgggacgagacgagcaggacgttcagctaatggcacagtgccgctcaggactcttgaaaatccccaaaaatttttagtggacctacaactgcgctcgtcaccttgagaccgaagatgtttagtctcatttgcccagtaattttactagctaaggcgtccttcagatcgaaacacagttatgcttacacattaatgcttcacggcagaaataggcgccgttgtggtacccataatctagccggcatcatgaaTTTACTAcaagagcctcccacttgtagtAAATTCATGTTAAATATTGAGTTCTCACTTTATGTTCACAGCTTTGTTTATATATTGTGTTATAATCTTATATAGTTATCATCTCTGTGAACATAAGAAgacagtaattattttaaagtgttaggttaaaataagttataaaagtagtaagtgtaagcattactgtgcttcggtctgaagggcgctgtagctagtgaaattactgggcaaatgagacttaacatcttctatcaagatgacgagcgcagttgtggagccgctcagaacttttgggtttttcaataatcttgggcggcactgcattattacgggcaaggcgtatcaattaccatcagctgaacgtccttttttttatggaataggaggacaaatgagcgtacgggtcacctgttgtcaagtgatcaccgccgcccacaatctcttgcaacaccagaggaatcacaggagcgttgccggcctttaaggaaggtgtacgcgctttttttgaaggtacccatgtcgtatcgtcccggaaacaccgcacaaggaagctcattccacagctttgtagtacgtggaagaaagctccttgaaaaccgcactgtggaggaccgccacacatccagatggtgagatcacacgtcctgctcgtctcgtcccttattttcataaaaaaagcgtaAAATACTTGGTAAGTTGAGAATAGTAACAAAAAGTATTTAAGCACAGACTCACATAGTCTGTCATTTTGAGtagcttaataattaattactcaaATACTTTTGGGATTTAGAAAAATCTCTTTTTGTAACTTAAAGCAATAGAACATAGTTCCTGGCTAAAGgaaaattattagcaaagtaaTTTACAAGCTTCAATATCTTTTGTTACAGGTCATAGAAACGCCTTACTAAAGTTCATCAAAACCAAAGAGGATTCATCATGGAGTTAGAAGACGTAGAGATGTACGGCAATGGAAACTATGCCTATGATGATAACGTTACCTTCAATAGCACCTATGAGAACTGTCCTAACATAAACCTGCCCGTCGTGTATGTTGTTACTCAAATTCTGTACGCACTGGTCTGTATCGTCGGTCTACTGGGAAATACGCTGGTCATATACGTCGTCCTAAGATATTCCAAAATGCAAACCGTTACCAACATGTACATCGTCAATCTGGCGATCGCTGATGAATGTTTCCTTATTGGGATCCCTTTTCTGATCATTACAATGTCCCGCGGCGCGTGGCCTTTCGGAAGGTTCATGTGCAAAGCTTACATGATTTCGACAGGAATAAATCAATTCACGAGCAGTATTTTCCACTGTATCATGAGCGCAGATAGATATATAGCTGTTTGTCATCCCATATCAGCCCCACGTATGAGGACCCCATTTGTGTCCCGTGTTGTTGCAGCCGCGGCCTGGACTGCATCAGCTCTAGTCATGACACCAATTTTTATGTATACAACCTTGATACCAACGGACAATGGACTGTCGTGCAATATCGTGTGGCCTGAACGCGATTTTAATAAGGGACAAAAAACATTTACTTTGTACTCTTTTGCTCTCGGCTTTGCAGCTCCATTGACACTTATATTTATCTTTTACTGTCTCGTTATAAGAAAACTGAAGACGGTTGGACCAAAAAATAAATCCAAAGAGAAGAAACGTTCGCACAGGAAAGTGACGAGGCTAGTATTGACTGTGATTGCGGTGTATGTTATGTGCTGGCTACCATACTGGACTTTTCAAGTGGCTTTGATATACTCTCCCCCTACGGAATGCGCCAGCCGTATAACAATCACCGTATTTCTCGTGGCAGCATGCTTTAGTTATAGCAATTCTGCTATGAACCCGATCCTTTACGCATTCCTGTCTGACAATTTCAAGAAAAGTTTCCTTAAAGCTTGCACGTGTGCGGCCGGAAAGGACGTTAACGCAGCATTGCATGTTGAGAACAgtgtgatacccaggaagaaaGGTGGAGTGGCTGCACGAGCTCAGACAAGAGCTAAATCTGAGGATCGAGGAAAAACTCCTGGTGTTGGTGGATCTCGATCTGAAGCATCAACAGCTATTACTTCTCAGTCCATAGCTGTTAACGAGCCATTACATCTTGATACTCGACCATCTACTATGACTCCTTTGATCACACCAAACGGTGTATCACATACGAGGCTCTGAGTGAGGGCCTATCGCCGACGTAAGCCATCAAATAACGAGGAGGATACTCTAATAGTTGCTATACACTAAAGTTTAAAGACCACTGACCTCTagtatttaccactggactggcggctgtcgaagtgcttttgtgcctgtttgatattcgccattttagtgctgttggccatgtagcaagagtctgcggtactaaaactagtgatagtggacaacatagatggtggaaaactatttacaaaaaaaactgtgtactttataacgttgatttttgaagtataaataacacggaatacaaacgaaattaattcaaaatgtaaaaatacttcagagtattgtacgttcgtCCGCAACCATTTggattatacgtcaaaattagtacACTGGGCGctcgcaagtggcgcttcaaataggcacagaaaatttgctgtcaaatataTTGAACAACCTGTCCAGCCGTATTTATACAGGTCGGtgttaaatacattattactCTGACAGCTTAAGGAGATATGAGCCCTGTCTTCTTAGTTGTCGGATATGTTATTTGGTGTTAATAATCGATGTTATTATGTTTCATCGTGTTTATGATTGGACTTGTATACGATCAGTTCCTCCTGGTTTCAAAATAATGTGGTTATGTTTCGGCGTAGGGTTGTAACgatgaatttattaatatttaggtaGTAATCTCGCAAGGCGAATAAGATTAATCTTTGTATACCAGTTAACATGTAAAAATGTACATATCGTGTATATAGTCATGACTATCtgttgtttgtttaattttaattaaatattatgaatatatgataaaatgctttttattattatcaaatgagATAATTATATTCCTGGTAGTAACATCAGTAGGCTTATTACATTGGCTTGAGTTGAACTGCTTAGGATTCCACTCAATTATTagcttttcaaattaaaacagaaaaataatttaagagaattttaataaatattcattaactGCAATGATAGCAATGACGTCTTCAGAATAATCGACtccatataaattgtaaaaataaataaaaatgtgccAAGAAAGACATCTGCGTATGTGCACAATGTTCTGTTAAGTCACATTATGCCACACAACATAAGCTTTCGATACAAAAGAACTATATTTCCAAAATATCAATTTCTCATTTCATCCTAGATTACGATTCTCTATCTTGCAGTCGTGTATATAtctcgcagggatatgataaaaacagtgatttggtcAAATCCCGGAAGATGTTAAAATACCAAAacggttttatcatttctcgaaacaaatctagtgatttgaccaaatgccagagttggttcTGTGAAATGTATTCATAAGAATACGTTGTTGAGATACAAGTTGATAGTAAAAAATACGCAAGTTACAAGATTTTCATACGATTGTTAAGGCAAATGAGAGGAGCTAGAGGAATCCTGCATCAAAACTCTCGATTTCCACAAAAAGGATGTTGCTTGGGCACACTAGGGGCGTAATATATCCAAAGATTTAAGattaattacaatttcaaaCCTTTTTAGAGTTCCGCCCTTCTAGGATCACTTTGTTGTTCGGGCGCCTTtcagtctgtctgtcaagaccctttaacTCGGGAACGCGTGGAGTAATCGAGTGAAAATATAACGATATACTCAAATCTACAGTCACTTATCATTTTGTGGAGTATCGTATGAAAGGGCAAGCTTAaacagattattaattatttttatgattaaattattaaaactttcgtgagtcattatattaaattatctattaatacggctttactcacgtattttgtcggtgtcggtaccggctagtttcggaccattcgaggtccttcatcagggtgagtatGGAGGGTTCGCGGtaaacgtcccacctcttactgcggacttcaGCACGTAGTGCGCGTCTGGACAGATCGGGAAGTGTGGGGGGAGCGGCGTGCGCCAGcaatgacgagcacggtattAATGACACTGTATTGCGAGATGCGATTTGAAACACAGGTTTCCAAGCTGGAATCGACACCGACAAAATACGTgtgtaaagccgtattaatagataatttatttttatgatgttttcAATTTATGACGAAGAATGAAAAGAACCTTTCCCTTTTTGATATGTAAAGGTAGATGCATAATAATATGCACGAAACTCTCGGGGgcaagtccgactcgcacttgtccagttttttataaaataataattcaagacAGTCACAATATTAGCCAACTTTTATTTTACAGAATAGAAGGGATACGAACGAGCGTATCTATaacctgattttaagtgatcatcTCTAGGTAGAGATGATACATAAACGTATTATACGTTTATTATACGTTTCTGTGTCACTAGATGTATCACAGCAATGTTTAGGAAGGTCTCTCATGTAGTATTGACCTGGAAACACTGCATATGCaagattaaatattatataatgtagaccaaaattgatttttgactattaaaatgttcaaatttaaatcttatgtttttttaaactacactCTTAATATACTATAATTGTATGAATCTGATTATGGTCCTAATAATATCTTCATAAAGTGATCTCTATACTTCTTGcgtaaattgtaaaaatataagtataggAAAAGATCGTAAACATAATATAGGCATCGGTTTCTTGTAAAGAGAGCAAAGAGTTATCCTTTTAACATCTTATACTGCCAACTTAAACCTAAAAGAAATCGGGACGAGTGACCTATTTATTCTACATCTACAGAGTTACGAAagttaaacaaaactaaaacatatttcataatatcataacaCTTTATACTCATTTTTATTGTTCTTAAAAACTTTAACGCAATATCTAAGTACTATTAAAACTGTTCTGTGTACGATAATCTTTGGATAGGTCTGTCTGTACAGTATATTAATAGATCATGGATGAGCTAAATAATTTGGTTTTGAATAAATTCTCAaatctttaattatattaaacccCATAGCTCAGCTTGACGACAGTCTACAGCCTGTATTACTAATACAAATAAAGAGATTAGTTTCTGAGAATCACTTAAATGGTTTCATAAGAACGCAATCTCCGTCTGAACAAGTTTCaacacaaaaattatataattgagAAGTCTTCTATTTATTGTTGTCGAAAggcaaagttatgatttaatcTTCATTGATTCCAATTTATTGTAATCCTTGGAAGactgatttgaataattatttttattatattatgaacacATTCAAGATTCAACTCATTATAAAAAATCTGTATGTGGAATAATATGATCGACTCAAAATTTTTAGGTATTTAAaaggtttttgtttttcttttcaacaaaaaattAAGCAATGGGTAGTATCACCTAGTGAAGTTGAGCTGACGAGAATGATGATGAGAAAGAAGACCGGATGatgataagtttattttattgtttctatATAAACTCCcttaaatgaaatcaaaatttatgaacgatgttgGACTCGATCCCGCActtctcgcattccgtgcgagcgctctactactgagtcaaccgttcgagtgacgtaaagttcataaatcttgatgtcCTTGTTCAACTTTGCGAGAATAGGTTTTGTATTCATATTTAAttcagatattattttaatatgttgtGTTAAAGATAGAGTTTTAGGTAAATAGAtcttgtaataaataagttcTCAATTCTTCAGCTCTAATATCAGGTCTGTATTACtaataaatagattaaattatgttttaagaatACAATCTCCGTTTCAACAAGTTTCAACTAAATTGATAACTCttctatttattactacttGAAATTGCCTTCAGAGAGTTAAAGTTAT
This genomic window from Leptidea sinapis chromosome 34, ilLepSina1.1, whole genome shotgun sequence contains:
- the LOC126974953 gene encoding somatostatin receptor type 2-like produces the protein MELEDVEMYGNGNYAYDDNVTFNSTYENCPNINLPVVYVVTQILYALVCIVGLLGNTLVIYVVLRYSKMQTVTNMYIVNLAIADECFLIGIPFLIITMSRGAWPFGRFMCKAYMISTGINQFTSSIFHCIMSADRYIAVCHPISAPRMRTPFVSRVVAAAAWTASALVMTPIFMYTTLIPTDNGLSCNIVWPERDFNKGQKTFTLYSFALGFAAPLTLIFIFYCLVIRKLKTVGPKNKSKEKKRSHRKVTRLVLTVIAVYVMCWLPYWTFQVALIYSPPTECASRITITVFLVAACFSYSNSAMNPILYAFLSDNFKKSFLKACTCAAGKDVNAALHVENSVIPRKKGGVAARAQTRAKSEDRGKTPGVGGSRSEASTAITSQSIAVNEPLHLDTRPSTMTPLITPNGVSHTRL